The following are encoded together in the Pseudomonadota bacterium genome:
- a CDS encoding PaaI family thioesterase, with protein MTDKKLTRRASEAVDREPFARKLGIRLIDCAPGCALVEMTPTEELGNLFQMVHGGAIFSLIDEAFQVACNSHGTLAVALGLSISYLKAPAMGISLQAEAREVSRNPRIATYETTVKDESGNLIATASATAYRKKENNLFHES; from the coding sequence ATGACTGACAAAAAGCTTACGCGCCGAGCCAGTGAAGCCGTTGACCGGGAACCTTTTGCCCGCAAGCTGGGAATACGCCTGATTGACTGCGCTCCCGGATGCGCCCTGGTGGAAATGACACCCACTGAAGAGCTGGGCAACCTGTTTCAAATGGTCCATGGCGGCGCTATTTTTTCACTCATTGACGAAGCCTTCCAGGTGGCCTGCAATAGCCACGGAACCCTGGCAGTGGCTCTGGGCTTAAGCATTTCCTATCTTAAAGCCCCAGCCATGGGGATATCACTACAGGCTGAAGCCCGGGAAGTCTCCCGCAATCCACGTATTGCCACCTACGAAACCACCGTCAAAGATGAAAGCGGCAACCTGATTGCCACCGCCTCGGCAACCGCCTACCGTAAAAAGGAGAATAATCTCTTCCATGAATCCTGA